GAGACTCAAGTTAATAAAACCTCTCCATCTGTGTAATACACAGACAACtctgaaaatctattttaagGCCCACATACTGAACAACAGTAGCCACAGCTTAATTAGATCACAAGTGCTGGGTAAAAGTTCACATCACTGGTTTAATATCAATGATTTGAAAGGGAAGATATCAGACAGGATGTTTCACTGAGGTACGATTTTATCATTTGAGTTATAGAACACAATTCATCACTGAcgaaaatctttttgtttgagATCCTTCACCTTTTGACATGCAAAGAAtacaacttctgttttttttttttttttccagtttttgatACTCTCCgatgaaaaatgtaatatatatttcttcctctCAAGGAAGACTGCACTTTCAAAATTGGGTTTTCAGGCAATGAAATTTCATTCCTTTTAACAGgaatttttaaagctcttgGCAATACCTGCATCTGAAGTTAGCCAAGAATGAAACATACCATAGATGCACTAACACTGGAGAGTTTAGCTAACATTGTGAAGCTGTTTTATAGCAACAAAGTTTTACCAAAGTGTGTGCTGCTGAGTTTGAGGCTTATTTTTGAAGGTCTGATACTTCTGGAGAACAGAGTTAATTCACATTCTGGTATTCTTCTGCCTAAGACAGGACTTCTACAGCTATGCACCAGTCACATATCCAAATATGAAAGTGAATATTCAAAGTGAATAATTATattgcatatttatatatttgcacGTTTATTATCTCATACAGGAATCTAAGGCTACAGACACAAAAGTTGGATTGTCTTTTTGACTGAATGATTTACTGcagacataaataaaaatgaataaacagacaaataaacagacataaataaaaagaaataaagaaagcagCATTATTGGAGCACTTTCTTACAGGAGAGTACAAAGACCTAAACTTAGGATTTGTCCAATTGCCAGCATCCCAAATGTTCTCACTTTTCTAGACGTAAATTTCAATACCACCTACTTTAAATCATAGAAGATGTTGAAATTGCAGAAGTCTTAAATATCTTCAAAGAACTGgaaatttttcatgttttttgggggggatatGGACATTTCTAAATACTGCAGAGAATCCTACTGCCTACAGatgaaaatttcaaaaccaaTGGGAGCATGTAATATCCCCGTAAAAAAATGGGGAGTAAGAATTAATGGCAGTCATCCAGAGACAGAAGGACTCACACTTAAATAGAACAGGGACTGCATATTCCACTGCTGTGTGACATGCTGTCTCCAGAAACAAATATCAAACCCCAGAATTCACCATTTCCCTGTTGCCAGATAGCAAAGGAACGAGCTATTCCTGCATATTTCTTACTGCCCCACTGAGGCCCACTGATGCAAGGAGATGCTATTCTTCTTCTACCAAGGCTTTAAACTCACTATGACTCTTCTGCTTTCATACTCATAAAGcaatatgggggggggggatgtgaAACCAGATGTAGTGGAGTTCAGCTGTGTGTCACGGTCAAACCACCACAATTGCCTTTAGAATTTGGGTACTGCACAGTAAATAAACTTGGGATTACACACAGTAAGGGATGGTAACGATGAAATACTGAACATTTGCCTATTAAGCGAACAGTCCTGCTCCTTGTGTGCAATGGGAGAGATGAGGTTCCTAGTCGTATAAACAGCACAGCATCATGCCTCTAAGCACTGTGTCATGATCTCCACACAGCACCCAGAAGGGTCAGTCACATTTGTAGAGGCAACTTTAATTCTTTCAGCCTTTGAATTTTCCTGTTTGCGTATTTCCACACTTCTCATACAAATAtcatgttcagcttggagaacaGAAGTCCTTTTCAATGTAACTaaactttggttttgttctccATGGCACGTAAGGCTGGTCAAAGCCAAGCTAGGCCACACTTCCACCTTTTGCTCGGAGAACTGTGCATACAAAAGCTACTGAAGCAGTTCATGCTCCGTCTCAAGTATGGCCTAAAGTCAAACCTAAATTTTGTCCTGAACCCAAGCCATTTGGACAGAGGATCACACTCAGATCCTTTCTCATTAAAACCCACCACTGTGAGAATAGCCTTGAGCTCTTGCTCCCTTTCAGCGTGTACGCAGCAATGCTTATTCTCCAGACCAACAGTAAGATTTCAGGAAGCCATACTGCAGGCATTGTCTCACTACCATCCAAGACAGGTAGAGTGTTAATTACAGAGCATGTCCTAGAGCACTCTCAGGCCTGAGTTCCACCACAGGGGTGGTAACAATTAATTATGTAAATGAGTAATCAGAGGTCATTACAATGAAGTAATGAATTGAAAGCAATAAAAGTAAGTAACAAATGAAATGGCTTTCACAGCCAAAGTATGCAAGTACATAATATAAACAAGGCTGTCTGTTTATGGAAGGGAGTATTCAGCCCAAGAGTACTTGAAATGAGACGGCTGCTCCAGCATGGCAAGCTGATGGTACTGGTGTGAGGCTCTGAGCATGCTAAAAGGGATATTAGCTATTCAGAGCACCACCACCTGGGCACTGGCCCATCAGGCACAGGAGCATCAAATGGTCCATGAAAAGGCCCATGAAACCTCTGCCTGTGGCAATCAGGTGTGGCACTTCTTCCCAACAACATCTGCAGAAGGGTCCAGAAGATATGTGAAGCAGGTAATGCTGAGATCAGACCTATATCAGACCAGAAAGCAAGCTCCATACACAGGCATTAGGGTACGAGGCGGCTGGAGTATACAGTTATGTTCTTCACACTCTTTCAatcaattttcatttcatgtgcTAAGCTTTAATATTGGGTAGGAGCTGACAGACAACtggttccaaaaaaaaatcaacttgtCATATCTAAATGTCACCcctaaaaaatatttccagatgaaaatgttttgtatttttcatggaaaaaaaaaatgcttggctGTTGCATAATccattcttcccttcccctaAATCATTCTTGTGCCTAGCTACCATGGTGGGTTGAGGTCATATGTAATATCAATTTCACAGACTGGATTAAAAACCTGAAGTTAGCTGAAGCATATCTACTTTTTTGTCACATTTCCTTTCAAGTTCTGCCATGGTTCCCACATCTTCCTGAAGCCATAAAAGAGAGATTGTATTCATCACACCTGTTGAAGTACCAAGGCAAAAAGATGAAATCAACAAGAAGAACCTTTCTGTCAGCGTCACCTAGAGTACTGTTCACTGATTCATGAAGCCATTACTCCCTGACCTGTGCCTGGGACATGTTGCAGCCACACATGGTCTTTGTGGCTGTGTGGTTATAGCCTAGCAcccatattttcaaattttgcttcTGCATAAATAAACTGTTCACAATCAATCACTCAGCTCAATTGCTCATTTCCCACTACTTTGTATAAGAATGGTGCAAATATCAGCAGAGAGATCTACAATACTTAAGATTTCTTGAATTTAATTCATTCTTGCTGGCAACATCTTCTGTTGTCTaccacagagaagctgtgttttAGTTTTCTACTCctcaatatttctgttttcgCTGGAGTTGGTGAAGTTATAAAAGTTGTTTCTAAATGAACAAGTAAGGGAGGAAATGAACCAGTTATTTCCTCTACTCTTTCAACATTCTTTTCACAGTTCTAGCCACCAGCTCACACTTGGAGACTTGCATATCATCAAGTCCATCTCTTTGTCAGGACAAAGCAatctttctctttcacagatcactaaaacaaaaaaaaaaaaaaaacacagaacaaaaaaatcccaaacccaaaCTGCTCCTCTCTACAGCTTTATCTGTCTTTTCTGattctgcagaaaacatctTCCTCTTTCAAAGTTCATACTACCTGGGATTATCccatgagaaagaaaaccataGGCAATAATGGAGCTCCTGTGTTTTCACAACCCAGGTATCCTCCCCTGTTATTAATCTCAAGAGTAGCCCACCACATTACTAGAAAAGCTGCAATCCAAAGCTCTAACTGAGGTTAACATTCCTTCAAGGACCCCCGTTAactccctctgcagagccaacCATTTGCCACACAAAACAATACTGCCTAGGAATCAACAAATTTCCAAGAGACTTCCCCACCTAGTAGCCAGCCTAACTCAGCAAAGCCTAAATTGCTGAGAATATCACAAGGAAATCCCCATTGGCTGGACGTTTCAGCCATCTCAGGCTGTCTGGCAACCTATTCTTGAATGTGTGAATTATGGTCTAGGTCACCTCTGATTTGTAACAGAGAATAACTAAGATATCTTAAATGCTGTCACAACAGTTTACCGAACATCAAGGAAAATGCAATTCTCATCCATCTTGGTGAACAATCTAGTGGTATAGCAGAATGGACAGTGAGCAGCGACAAAAAGGTATTAGCATGCCTTTTTTAAAGGccgtaaaaagaaaaaacattatcaTGCCCGCCTGCATCCCAGAAATTCatcacacttctttttcttaatgcatAATTCACACCCATGTCATTGCTTATAAACACTTACACAGAGCACATTAAGCACACACTGCACACATATTTATACTAAAATATTACACTATAGACATACAGAGTCACATATATATTCAcattacaaaaccaaaacattttgacCAGGTGGAAGTTCCGTCTGCCTTGTAACTAACTCCCTCTCTTTAATGACCATATGAATACCTTTTCTGGCAGAATCACAGCCCGACATTTGCCTTTAAGTTCTATCTCTTCTTAGAAGCTTACACCCCCAATTCCTTATTTGCAGAATAATGCTTGATACCTCTTTCCAAGATGCACTATGCCACCAGTACAATCCATCCTACCCATGCTTCTGTCCTGAATTACAAGACTTGTGTCAGAGTTTCAGCCCAGTGTTGACAGAGGTTTTTTTACTCACTGTCACTATCAACTCTGTGGTGAGACTTGAAGCTTTCTCACAGATATGTTTGTAGGTAAGCTGCAAAGAGAAAGGCACAACACGAGACCAAGGCTTCCATGTTATCTTAATTTCCAAGTTATCTGAGCTTTAGAACAATATTCAGTTGTTCTAAAGAGACAATTCTGAGCTGGTCTTGCGGGTGAGGCAGCAAAACTGTCTTCTCTGTGAACACGTAGATCCCTAAAAGCTAATGCACGGTATCAATGGATTCAGCTATCTTAGATTAAGCTATTTCTCTAGTAAAGGTTtgtttcatatatttcttttcaatctCATCTTGAATCCTCatcattatttgttttcttttcacactAAATATTGCAGGAATCAACCATTAACTTCAGTAAAAGAATGGATTCCCAACGGTTAAGATCCTCAGATATGCCTGTCTTTTCTCAAATGACTCCCTAGTGAGTAGCGGAAGTCTAAATATGAAAAGTAAAGTAGATTGGTCCCATTTCAACCATCAACACAAATAAAGGCTCTAAAGCAATACATTGAACAGTAAATACTTATACACTATCTCTCAGAAACACAGTGAATGATGACACTTCTCATAAATGACAAAAGCAAGCTTGGAGAGCACACTTATAGGGATAGAGAAGCCTGTAACATTCAAAATAAAGTGAGTATTGAATAGATGATGAGAAAACCAGACAGTTTTCTCCCCTCATCTTCACTCCCTATTTCACCACTGCAGTGCTTCGTAGTGTGGGAGGTGTGTTTAACCAAAGAcagacctccagggacagtgCACAAGATTAGAAAGTTCCTTGTGGCAAGGTAATTACCTGGCTTTACCCAGGTGCTAAGAGAACTGGTTACAAATCAGCTGAAAATAGCAGTTCTCCACTGAGCATTAAAAGTCACCCAGAGTGTACTGAAAGCCAGATCCTACCTTGTCTCGGATCCCTTGTCTCATAACTTCTCTTTCAGCCTCCATCTTGGCATATTTggctttcctctcctcctcttcttgtCTGAGGGCTTCCTGTCGTTCCTCTTCTTTCTTGGCAGCATCAGGGTCTTTCTCCTCATCCCCACCCAGCATCTTCCCCATGTCTTTGGTAGCCCCTAGGAAAAAGCATAAGAGAAAGCCctgtaaaaatgcagaaaaaccaTCATGATGCcatctccctctgcctccccacaCTCAGGAACTCCTTCAACTCCCTCTGCGTCTGGAAAGGTTTCTCCCACATTTTAGAGGAGGCAAACTGACCACAGTGGGCAAAGGACCCAACCTGTCCTCGGTGGTTACCTGGCACGTGTGAGCAGCACAGTAGCAAGAAGAACAGACCCTATCTGTAGACATGAATGATGGAAACACAATTGGCTTGCAGTCTTGAAGGGGGCAAGCTGCCATCCACACGGTGGTTTCACTCCCTCGGCTAAGTTAAGTGAACAAAGgttcatagagtcatagaatcatagcatcaACTCACTGATGACAGAAATTACACATCCTGTGACAGGTAGAAGCCCACACCACCAGCAGACATTTGTTGTTGATACTTTCTAGGCTCTAACTATGTATCACTATGAAGCAGTATTTCTGCATGTCTCTCATCTAACCTCAGACAGCACTGCCTCTAATGCTTAACGTGCAAGTGGGATCGTGGCTCTGCCTggttctctttctttcccatgtATACAGCAGGGGGAAAAATTAGTCCCAAATTctcagaattacagaattagtACAGAATTTGTCCCAAATTCTCAGCCCCTGTATGTCCCTGAGACAGCCTTTTGTTATTTTGGACACCCTTTGCACAGCCACACAAGTGGAGAGGCTTCTTGCATGCCCCTCTGTCCacacagagctgcacacaggCCATTCACCCCGTGTTTCAGAGATACTTCTATTACTCAGGCAATCATCCAGCTAGGGAAGAAGGCGGCGGCTGGAAAAATGGGTAGCCCATTTGCTGTGATGCTTCATCATAAGGGCactgcaaagctgcagcaggatCAAACCTGTTTATGTGGATGAAGAGAAGATGCATATCCTTTGAGAGATGTGTTGAACTTTGCCTGGGGCAGGAAAGCACTCTGCACATTTACTATTAAATGCACCTTCAGCCTGGAGGAAGGCTATTCCAGGTTGAAGGTAGCTGGTTACTGTCCTTACTTCCTGCATCAGGGAAGCCTCAGGTTGGTTCTTTGCTGTCTGAGATTTAGCTGAGTTAATCTGGGATGACCTTGAAACATACACCCACTCGCACCTACATGCACACATGTAGCCTCTCCCATCTCACCATTGTGAAGCTATCTGGCCTTTTCAAAGGCTTAGGCTGGAAAGAGACACTGATAAAATCCTTTCAAATAATTGTTTGCTGGCTTTCATAAAGGCTAAGTGAGGGGAAGAGGTTTTCACAATCCCTTGTCTCTCCCTTGTAAGTTACTCTTTAAATGTGTCAACAACTCTcagacacaaaagaaaaaataaaatacagttgaaATATTTATACTCACTTGCTACTATCAGCCTTCTCCTAATGAATATTTTGCCTCCTCCACTTAAGGGTAAGAGTAATACAggaatcatacaatcatagaatatcctgagttggaagggacccacacgGATCACTGAGTACAACTCCCGGGTCACCAGAGGACCACCCAGACTCCAGAATTTTGATAGAAAATTCACTCATCCCAGCTGATGGTTCTTTTTCTGGGATGCAAGAAAGGCCAGCTGAAATTGCAAGCAAAATTTGTTAGAATTTGACAGAAGGAGGAATGGCAATGCAACTTTGTTGGGTCATTCATCCCTGTAAGAGGGGCACCGctaaacagcttttctgtgtaTAAAACACTGATGACCAATTAATTTCTGGATTCCCCTcaacaaacatttctgctgaTTATCCCACTCCTTTGGGTTCAACAATCTATCAGGTTTATCTCTTTTTAGCTTCCCTCCAATTAGAGCTACCCAGATAGTGTCATATGCCAGTTACTTACGGACCAgaattcagcagcagaaagagatgatttatttttctctaagcaCTGATTCCAGGCTATCATTAAGTTATAATGTCAGCTCAGCTCATCATATAAGGAACAAAATTGCatagacttctttttcttttatctcttaGACAAGACGAAGATTTTGAATATGTTAAGCATTTGATTTTACAGCCACTCAGAACACGAGACACCTACAAGAACGGCAATACAGTTCCAGGATCCTCACAGGCTCTTAAATCACCCCAGAATTCAAAGGCACCTTCTAAATGGGTGGAATGCTGCATTGTGGTACTGTTGCTAACTAATTggaaggaaatgtattttgagaaacaaaattttaCTCTACATTTTACTTCCAATATCTTGTGTTACTTTTGGTGtagacccccccccccttttttttttttttttttttttttttttttttttttttttgtctcctttatCCTCCTAAACTTTGGGCTTTGCTGGAATACAGCTTCTGTTTTAAGCTGTTGAGCAGTGAATGCTCCAGAGAATTCACTCGTGTACCAGCTGAGATGCTGCAATCACAGTCACAAGCTAGAAGAAAGAGAAGTTCTGCCCTCATGCCTTCTTCTGAAGTTTCCAACGAGACACAGGGGAAGGAAACACCAAATCTATTAAATAGTAAGCTTTGgtcttcttgccttttttcaCATCCCAACCATAACATCCACCTTGACataaagaaaagacaaagaatgCCAAAGTGATCTCTAATCAGTGTAGAGCTTCAAATCAACACAATATCCAACATCTCTAGTTAAGAGCACAGGAAGAATCCAGAAATGGCGAAACTCCAGGACAGCTTTTTGATCCTGACTTCTTAAAGGAAGTAAAACAAGGGCAAACCTTTCTGGCTCTACTGAACGATGTAtccttgcagcaaagaaggTCAGCAGCCTTCTGTGCTGCATTAGGAAGAATGTTGCCAGAAGATTGAAGAAGctcatccttcccctctgctcagccctggtgagaccTTATCTGGAGCTTATCTGGAGTACAAGAGAGAGACAGAGTTCCTGGAGTGAGCCAGCAAAGGGCCATTAGGATGATTAAGTGATTGCAGCATCTCTCCTACAATGAGAGACCGAGAGCTCAGACTGTTCaggctggaggagagaaggTTCAGGGGCTCAAGGGGTGTCTCAGTACTATGCGTAAATACCTGATGAAAGGGAATGAAGAAGGAGCTAGGCTCTACTCAGTGATGATcagtgacaagacaagaggCAAGATACAATACACAAATATGGGGATTTCCATTTAAacacgggggaaaaaaaagagggtgcacaaagaggctgtggagtctctcATTCTAGAGATGTTCAAAATCTCACAGGCCAGAGCCCTGACCAGCCTGATCTAAGAGACCTTATTTGAGAAGGGGATTGCATTAGACAATCTCTGtgggtccctgccaacctcacTTACTCAGTGATTCTGTAAGACCTTGCAAGTAAGTGGTTTAAATGGTAAATGAAAGTGAATTTTGCACAGACAAGGGTGAAAAGTGCATACCTAAACTGATCCTGCATCTGAACTGATAGAAATGAAATTCTTAAACTTCATGACCTCAGTCACAGGAGCACCATCTCCTTAGGCCCTTTGATTGTTCACTGACATTAATCAAGtctttacagagaaaacatgaaCTCAATAAATCAACTTGCATAAGTTGTGGTGCTCAATTTGTTGcatgttcaaaaagaaaattaaagaaaaaaaaagtcctaaatGTTGACATGAAAGAATACTTTCTGCAAAAACTACATGGAACAGGATTTCTAAGGATGACTTACAGAGAAAGAGATTAATATGAACAACTTGGGTATCCTTAATTATGCAAAGGATGATGGAAATTTTAGCATGCCATTGCTTCAGGTAAGGTAATTAAGTCACATCAGCAGAATTTCTTTTCCACAAAGCTCATTTCATAAAGCAGATAAATAGCACCCCATGCCTGTCTTTTAAGAGGGCTGCATATGTGTGTGCTTAGATCCCAGAGGATGTCACAGAAGTTCCCCTTCTAAATCACAGGTGTCAGAAGCAGCAATGAGAGGGTTACTTGAAACAGCTATGCCCTGAGGAAATTCTGCAGGTGAAAACTTCTGTACATAGGCCAGAAAAAAGTAgccttaaaaatacatttctctcttTAACATTCAATAACTATTCTGAAAATATCCTCCCAGTCAGAACTGTACactttgaaaagaataaaagatggCAACTCATTTAGCCCTGCCTTACACAACAGGAAGCACATGAGCTGGCTGTTTTGGTGCTATTTGTAGCTGAACCATATTTAGACTGAGCAGACAGGACAACTGATACCTTAGTTTTTAAATCACAGCATGGTTTTTATGCCATCATCCAAACATCTGCAGCTAATCACACTGGAGCAGGAATGGGTCAGTCCCTTTTGCAGAAACACTTCAGAACCCCAGAACTGAGAACATCTTAGTGATATAACTGGGGAGAGACCTTATTCATCAAGGCCAGAGTGCATATACCAGTTTACATATACAAGTACAGAAGTCTTGTATAGAATGGTATACAAGAAGTCTTctcccattttatttattgttaaggctcataaaaaaggagaatttaTTGTTAAGAAAAAAGCCTTGTAGCAAACACTATGGGACTCAGAAGTCAAGATACTTAATCACTAATTTGGCAGGAAGGTCTGGACTGGCATATATCTGAAGACTTCATTAAACAAAGTACTTTCatatgcaaatttttttttattgcaatgtGAATCATATCCAAAGGAATGGGATCTTGTCCAAGTGTTCCTGGCCAAACCCCTTATATGCTACAGAAATACCTACAAATTACTCCCTCTGGCTGCTGCAACACAAACTTTATCTTCTGTTGCAGTCAAAACACACACCAGTAGGTGAGATTCTTTTagacaaaatataaattgtGCCTTTGTTTTCCCATGCCACCATTTAAATATGACACTGTATCTCCACCCTGTTTACCTTCCTCCAGTGAATTCATTACGTATGCTAGTGTAAAATGAACTAGATTGGCTGAGAGAGTGGCTATCATTACTAAGGTGAAATCCAGCTCCCAACAAGGATGGCTAAGTTCAAGTTTCTGCTCAGAGATGTTCCCACATGTGCAGACTATCTGACTTCATGTTACAGCAAATGGAAGCCCACTATGCTCTTTGGTTTCCTCTGTCTTTTACTTCATACGAGTGAGGCTTCCCAAAAAGCCTGAATTGCAGACAAGCACATGGAGACCAAAGTTGCATCAGGCTGCAGAAAAAGCACACGACCACTTTTGGTGAGCCTAGCTACCTACTTCCCGATACCTCATGTAGACTCCTTGGCCTGTGTGTCTTACTCTGCATGCTGCATATTCACCTACTCTGGTCTAGTAAACAGATGACTTGTAAACAGTCAGAATTGGTGAGTATCATTAcaaattaggaagaaattcttcactatgagtGTGATGAGGCAcgggaacaggttgcctagagatGTTGTGGCTGCCTCATTCCTtgaaatgttcaaggccaggttgaataaggctttgaacaacctggtctggtgggaagtgtccctgcccatggcaggggggttggaaccaggtgatcttcaaggtcccttccaacccaagccgatctatgattctatgatctaatCAACAAGTTGAGATCCGGATTTACATATACGTCTTGGTTTGGAGATAATCAGAGTATAAACCCAAAACTAGTTTACAGGAGGAGAAGGCAATAAGGAAACTGGGTGAACTGAGCTTTTCAGGATCTCTGTCCAGGCACATCTTCTGTGCTCCCTTCTGGGTTCTCTTCCAAGACTTATAATATGTGTATTATGAGCTTTTCAGACATACCTTGCTACAACCCCCTTCATCAGCCTCTTCAgctataaagaagaaattaaattacaatCTCCCTCCAGGCTTATGTTTTTTAGAAGCACACATTGTAAGGCAGCTCCTACTTACTTTTTTTGCATCCACTTCCTTCAGGTGATGCCCATTTCAATGCAGTGTTTGGTACAACCCAACAGAAAGTTATCAAAGTTGCCATGAACAACAGAGGTTACAAAATATATAATCCAAAATGACTGCCTTACAGAAAGCCTGGTCATTCTGTCCTATTGACAGAAAGGGGGAAAGCAGAGAGGGGCTTGGCACATAGGGATCCAGGCTGTCACACTTGTTTCAGAAGCACAGATCTTCCTCATACCAT
The sequence above is a segment of the Aythya fuligula isolate bAytFul2 chromosome Z, bAytFul2.pri, whole genome shotgun sequence genome. Coding sequences within it:
- the CPLX1 gene encoding complexin-1; this encodes MDFVMKQALGGATKDMGKMLGGDEEKDPDAAKKEEERQEALRQEEEERKAKYAKMEAEREVMRQGIRDKFLQGNHLILRSQFQI